A region of the Perognathus longimembris pacificus isolate PPM17 chromosome 7, ASM2315922v1, whole genome shotgun sequence genome:
tctcaagcctgagtctccagaGAATGAGTGGTTACAGGCATTTCCCCAGACATGGGCAGAGACCGGAGggatgggactggcaaaacatcatcctccaatctttgtggaactcaaggctggggctgacccaataaaagttcaccagtaccctatgtcactagaagcaaagaaggggatcacccCCCACATCAGAAAATTACTAGAATCAGGAATCCTGAAGCTCATCCAGTCAGCTTGGAATACTCCACTATTGCCTGTCAGAAAGCCTAATTCCAATGACTATAGACCAGTAcaggacttgagagaagttaacaaaagagtaatggacattcatccaactgTTCCAAACCCATATACTTTGCTGAGTTCCTTATCACCAAGCCACGTGTGGTATACTGTACTGGATTTAAAGGATGACttttttagcctgcccttagcccccccgtgcttaagaataatagctgcagtagccctcttagTAAAAGATGCAGACAAATTGACCTTGGGACaaaacctgactgtggccactccacatgctctagagggggtgctgaAGCAACCGCCCAACTGGTGGTCGAGCAATGCCCtcatggtccattaccagaccttgttacttaaccccaTGCGTATCAGCTTTTgcgtaccaacagcattaaagcCAGCTACCTTGTTGCCGGATCCGGACCTGGAAGCGCCCCTgtatgattgtgagcagatcctggctcAGGTGCATAACCtcaggccagacttgctggattggCCGCTACCAAATgctgagcacacctggttcaccaatGGGAGCAGCTTCATTCGAGAAGGAAAAAGGTAGCAGGGAGGTCACcacggacactgagatagtgtgggcagaggcactcccccagggaacttctgcacaaagagcagaactagtggcactaacaaaagccctgcaaatgggaaaagaaaagagactgaACATATATACGGACAGCCGGTATGCTTTTGCTACCGTACACGTCCaaggagccatctaccaagaaaaGGGGCTACTAATGGCAGAAGGAAAAACTGTtaaaaacaagcaggagattttaaacCTCATCCGGGCCCTCTGGGAACCAGGAAGATTGCTATCATGCACTGCCCGGGACATCAAAAGGGCATTGATTTAGTGACTAAAGGGAATAACTTGGCTGACCACGCAGCCAAGAAGGCGGCCCTCCAACCCAGAGCAGAAATATTAGCCCTAGCAGATCCAGGGCCACGGGCTCTGCCCCCaatgccccagtattcccaagaagacctggaatggattaggaaaattccTATGGCCCACAAACcaccagacagagaaggaaagagtgaATGGTGAAAaatttgtgaagggaaacttatcttgccacaagagCTAGGTAGGGGGGTCCTCAAGAGAATCCACCAGGCTTCTCATATGGggacccgaagaatgcaggacttgctttgccactcaaaaataaaaattagacagGGAAACCAAATTATTGAGGACATTGTCAAAAATTGCAaagcctgtcagctcaccaatgcatCTACTCAGCCAGTTATGAAGGGAAGCCACCTTTGTGGAGACAGGTCAGGTGCGTATTGGGAAGTGGACtttacagaaattaaacctggaagatTCGGatataaatatttgctagtttttgtagatggGTTGAAGCTTACCCAACAAAACATGAAACTGCAAAAGTGGTGGCTAAGAAGATCTTGGAAGAAATCTTActcaggtatggcttcccatccaccattgggtcggacaacaaaccagccttcgtctcaaaagttaagtcagggaatagccactgcactggggatggattggaaattacattgtgcttatagaccccagagttcaggacaggtagaaagaatgaatcagaccctaaaagagaccttaactaaattggccttagagactggtgcagattGGGTGTcgctccttccttttgctttgtttagAGTAAGAAACTCTccttatcagcttggctttactccctTTGAAATAATGTACCGGCAAACCCCCACCCATTgttcctagccttcagactgaattgcttacAGATTTAGATGATACTGAATTTCTATGTAAACTTAATCATTTACAGCTTGTGCATAAGAGTGTGTGGCCTCAACTTAAGGcactatatgattctgcttctgtccctacccctcaTTTAtttagaccaggggactgggtgttcgtttGGAGACACAACCCAAACTCCTtggaaccacggtggaagggaccctacatagTGCTGCTGACTACACCCACCTCCCTCAAGGTAGACAGCGTCACCACCTGGGTTCATTACTCCCACGCCAAACCAGCTGACCCCTTCAGCTTGGATGAAGATTTCCGTGGAGAAACATGGGAAGTCTCCAAACATCCAAACCAaccgcttcaccttcgcctcaagaaacaaaagttagactgaatattgttactATCATGattatttactttttgctttcCTATTTTGCTGTCCAAGCTAATGTTGATGCTAAtcctaaccctcaccagcctttgcAGTTATCTTGGAAGCTCACTCCAAAAGGGGGAAAACCCATTATCCTAGCAACTAaagaagcccccttaggaacctggtggccagattTAATAGTGGAATTGTGTGACCTAGCTGCAGGCAGCTGGGATGTGCCAGATGACTTTGACCCAAATCTGGACAAGCAGCTTCCTGAGTGTAATGAGCAAGAGTCCAGTGtagttctatgcaaatacagcTCTCTAACATGGGGATCTGGATATGGATGTGGCCACCCAAAGCTTAGAGCAGAACTGAGAGATATACCATTCTATGTGTATCCCAGGGATGGGAGAACTAGAGCAGATGAGAGGAAATGTGGAGGGGAGacagatttatttttgtaaaaaatggGGGTGTGAAACCACGGGACAAGCTAACTGGGACCCACACTCCAGCTGGGGCCTAATAACCATAAAAAGGAACCATACAGGAAAGggtctagaaaaagaaaataatcttgcTTGTGAATGGGCTAACTGGTGGTCGGGACAAGGAGCTTGTACTAAATATAGATGTAACCGCCTAGTTATTAAGTTCACCAAAACTGCTAAGACTTTTGGTGGATGGCCCAGAGGAATGACATGGGGATTAAGATTGTACATGACAGGATATGATCATGGAATCACTTTCCAGCTCAAGCTCATTGCTAAACCTATGACAGATGTGGCAGTGGGGCCCAACTCGGCCTTAAAGCCCGAAGACACCATTAACAGACCTGTTAAGCCGACCCCAGGCCCTACCCCCTCAGGAGCTCAAGAACCCTCTCTCAACTTGACACTGGTCCCAGGTACCAAGCCTTCCCCCATATATGCCTTGGCTTATCTACCCTGTAATAAGAACCCCTTAGTAAACCTGATGCAGAAATCCTATATGATCTTAAACCATACTCAGCCCAATTTGACTAAGTCATGCTGGTTATGTTATGATGTTGCTCCACCTTATTATGAAGGCATTGCTGTCTCTGATAATGTGTCCCAAGCCAATGAGGAAGAGTCTTGCAGATGGAAGTCTGAGGTAGGGCTCACCCTAACTCGAGTTACTGGTTCAGGCACATGTATTGGAAAACCAGGAAAAGAGATGAGTCCTTTATGTAACCATCTTATTGACTGTAAATCAGCAACTGGCTACTGGCTGCCACCAAAAGATGTGTGGTGGTCATGTTCTAAAATGGGTTTAATCTCTTGTGTACACTCTACTGTATTAAAGGAATTTGAGGATTCCTGTGTGTTAGTACGACTAGTGCCCACCATATCTTACTATACGGAGCCAGATTTCCTCGATCACTTACAGAACTCCTGGAGACAGCTCAGTCTGGAATATATTCCCCAGATGAAAAGAGAGCCCTTTACAGCTATTACCTTAAGCCTGTTAGTAGGAGCCAGCTTGGGAGGACTAGGTACAGGAGTAGCCTCCCTAATCCAACAGAGAGGATATTATGATGACCTACAAATGTCCATAGATGAGGAtattaagaaaatagaagagtCTATCTCTCATCTCCAGGAGTCCCTGACATCATTGTCAGAAGTAGTCCTCCAGAATAGAAGAGGGCTAGACTTACTGTTTCTACAGCAAGGAGGACTCTGTACTGCATTAGGAGAAGAGTGTTTCTTTTATGTTGACCATTGAGGAATAGTAAAAGATAACATGTCCAAGCTCAGAGAGGGATtagaaaagagacaaagagagtaTGAGTCAAAACAAGGCTGGTTTGAAAGATGGTTCAATTCTTCCCCATGGCTTACTACCCTAATATCTACTTTGTTGGGGCCCCTGATGGTTATCATTCTATTACTGACAATCAGGCCTTGCATTCTGAATAGACTAGTACAATTCATGAAGAACAGACTAAACACCATACAGATAATGGTGCAGTGGAGCAGGTACATACCTGTTCCAGAAAGAGAATTGTTGGAATTCACTCTTAAGtctgaaacacaggattgtgcttcatgtcccTAAGtctaggggggaatgaaggactaggataactccatcttgaaattgcaaccatcttgttgtttgtgataAGCTAAGAATGACCCAGCACGTACATAAAACCtgggaaatggcttgtttatggcaAAACTAATTAGGCattatacagattccaggaacaaagttatttgtgccaaaaccaactggccataaaaacccatttcccaaaaCCGACctgccataaaaacccatttcctggatggcccaaccagttcaggaacgttccagatactttgaccaccctggaatgtcatcagaccaatttttagagaacccctagccccgaatCAATcaaatttgtcctcacaccccaaccctgttCCTGGCTCATGTCAATCAGCTTTGTCCTCAcgccccaatcctgcctgcacctggtttatgtaactttgtgattttttcctttaaatacccatgtaaaactctgctggtggccttcctcctaacctccgctgcgtcagtgtgtaggacgaggcccgggctgcagcgcctaaataaagccttgcttttgcatttcggaatgtctggctctcggtggtcttcttggtggacttcgaggacttgggcataacaattgCTTTATGCATACAGTATGACAGCTTCTTTACTTCTATTGTTCATATAATATTTAGTGGTAAGTTTGTATTATCAGATCACAAATATGTTCAATTATTATAtttcatagaaattatttttatagttaaGGAAATGGAATCACCAAATCTCCTGGTTTCATTATTTCATGTTACATAACTTACTGAATTTTACATTGTATACCATTCAAATAAGAACTTGTAAAGTTAAAATATGAATAAGCAAAAGGTGTCTTTTATGAATAATAACTAGTGTCAAGAAATTCTAACGTAAAATGTCCCATTTTAACATGTTCTCAAAATGTCTTTCCAGCTGGAACTCTGggggttcatgccagtaatcctagctaggagcctgagatctgtgaatcacagtttgaggccagcccaggcaggaaagtctgtaagactattatctccaattaaccaacaaatttacaaagctggaagtagacctgtggctcaagaggcacagtACTGGCTTTGAGTATACAAGCTCAGGAATGGCACTCAGTTCCTGAGTTTAAAATCAGAATCAGCACCTCCTCAAAAAAGTCACTCCAGTAAGTTTATcagtcattattttatttaatattccaTGTATGAATAGAACATAGGGAAAAGACTGCTACACGAACTAATAAATAAACTAAGGTTCTCTAAGTCCACTGATGAAATCATTTAGTCTTTTACCCAAATACAAATCATACCAGAACAGAACATGTATTTAAATAGTTCCATtatgatgctaaatgaaaagtTCTTGCACTGATGAAATTTATATCTACTTTTTCTCCTTTGGACACTATTAAATTGACATCAGGGTCTTGTTTTCTACCAATGAGTCAGGTCCACAGATGCAAgatattttatacttatttatgttAGTAGTAAATAATTTAAcagaaatatacattttattcttttcttatacATCTTGTTGGAAGGAACATAATGTTATATCTTTACATTCTACTTTACCACGTATGTTAATGTCCATGTGTTTTGACATTGttatttttcatagttttctatttttctaatacTGTAGAGCCTTAGATAATATAATATTGAACTTAGTCAAGTTGATGGTTGTTCTTGCTTTTCAAGTCACGATTCTAAATTTTGTACTGATTTTATACCGCTCTCAAAACATTAAACATGTAATCACCAGTTccaacaataaaagcataaagaaaagtgaaaaaaagaacatgaaccTAAGCTTAGAGTAAGCCATTATAGAAATGGCAGAAAGAAGACAAGATAATCAAGATCTCTGCCTACCAGATCTCTGAAATTAGAGAACTTCTTGAGCCAAGGTTCAGatacatttccaaaataaatagTCCGAGCAGTGCTGCTGGTCTCTAAACATGTTGTTaacaaacctaaaaaaaaaaaaaaagtgagactatGAACTATATCCAGTCATGTGACAGAAACCACCTACTTCAAGACAAGGAGCAGAGTAAATCTAtatgaaacaaaaatttcaaataaacTGTCATATTTTTGTTTAAACTAGCAAAAATGCAGTACTTTTcacacacatatgtgaaaattCACAATTAGCCTTTTAGTTTTGGTATTGGCTATTCTTAGATTggaaaaaaattgacttcaaaatattacaaattttctgTAAACTCTTCTTAATAGTCTCTCTTATGTTGCCCTCCTCCAGCTTCCCAAATCTAACCTCTACAGGCAATATAACCTAATTTCCACAAGGAAAAACGTTTTCTACTTTCCCTCTTATTTCCTTAGTAAACAAATGTCTTTGTTCCTTTGCTAAATTGCTACCACACCATCACTTCTATTACACCAGCACCTTTCAGTAGTTTGCTTCTCTTTCTACAGTAACCTCCTTACATTATATTTCGGCCAGAGGCATTTATATCAATGTAGAGGAATCAACACTTTTCAATAATTTTAAATCAAACTGGGATACAGATCTAATTGTAAAACATAAAAGTAAAGCAAATCCTTAGAGGATAATAAGATAGAAAATCTATGTAGCTTTTAGTGCAGGATCAATTTTTaggtttaatataaaaatataatatgtgAAAGAAATAAGTTGATGACCTAAGCttcaacaaaaaataacaatattttccTGTGAAAagtaaattcaacaaaataaatacacaagttataaatgagaggaaaatatatgcaaaatCATTTAGTTTCAATtttcaattataatttttaatttctcataACAAATGAGGGTTAGATATATTAGAAATTTCCTTTCTGAAAAATTTTTTAGGgtttttaatgtatatattttttcaaattattgtAGCATTTACTTCTACTTTGAAtactattcttgttttgttttgatttttgccagtcctggggcttgaactcagggcctgagcattgtccctggcttctttttaatcaaggctagcactctaccacttgagccacagcaccactcccagctttttctatatatgggatgctgaggaattgatcctaggcttcatgtatgcgaggcaagttgACTACtatacttaaaatttaattttctgattGTTTCTAATATGTAAGTATAATTGTTTCTAATATATAGAATTTATCTATTTTCCTTGATAGATATAGCAGTAACTTTTTTTTAGAATTTGCTTTTGCATAAATGACTATAGTGTTGGGCAACAAAaatgttactttcttttttcttaatatgtGGGTCTGTTTTATTAACATTGCCTTACTGATTTAGCTAATACTCCCcaaaattactgaaaaaaaaattactgaatagATCTTTGCCTTGCTGATTATGACATAAAGGAAACTGTTATGGATTAAGTTGTGAAATTTTCATAAAACATATTCAGAAGTTGATGCTCAGTATCTCAAAATGTGACCTTGTATGGACCAGAGCATTTACAAGAACTGAGTTTACAGGTTAATGAGAGTTCACTCCAATACAATATAATTGCTGTTTTTTATAGGAAGAAACTGACAAAAGGAAGCCAAAGATGGGCATGAATGGGAAGATAACTGAAGCAATATAGAAAAAAGCAGGGCCACTTACatatcaaagagaaaaagaattccaGCAGGCATCAGAAAGAATCCACTTTTCTGAGAGCTTAGTATTAGATGTTTTGTCTGCAAAATTGTACAACAAAATTCTGTCATATAAGCTAATCACTGGTAATTTTACAATGGAAGTCCTAGAAAACTAACCTAAAAAAgcactgattattatttttttatcattaagAGTCAAAATAACAACAGCTAGTAGTATGGCCTCCATGAAACAATCCCTTCTTATCAAAAGCATGATGATCTGAGTGCAAACATTAATATTTCCCACACTTAAGAAAAATAtcaagaaggaaatggagaagtaatagtagaataggaaaagaaaagggccagaaaaaaaaaggccagagctTTTCAAAGTGAAGACTGTGAGATGAATATAAATGTTTTGCTAGAAAAAAGAGCATTTATATTAtacatatctgaaaaataaaattttggggTCATGGATTTTAAGAGTTTATGATGACTTCTACAGTAAATAAATATTATCAGAGGCAGAATAATGTATAAAGTGGTTTTATTTCATCTCTATTTATGAGTCTGAAAGACCACTATCACTtggccttctttctttgtttttgtttttgcctatctTTTGGCATGGACTcatgagcgctgtccctggcttctcttttaaaataatgctCAAAGTAGTgtaattcaagtagtagaatggaaCTCAAGTGAATGTATTCTCTATAAAGTGAATTTGCAATTCATGAAGTACTGAAAAACTTCATTTAGTTAAATATTTACCTTGTAAATGTAAAAGTACAtcttattttattctgtttaaaaatatagTATTATAAAATTTTCACACTgacagtttaaaaaacaaaaacaccactgTCTCAGTATGTTAATGATGGCCCTGTTTCTGAATGTAGTTCCAACTGATCTCCTAGATGAACTTACTTTACATAAAAATTAATTCAGAGAGCAATTGTTTGTAAATACACTGTTTGAAAGATACAATTAAATACAGAAGGATTTGCGGGGTACCACTAATTGAAAAGCAACAGAATATATCTATACATGTTTTCTTAAAACTGTAATTTAAAGGACTAGCAATTATACTACAAAGATCACTTCACTGtcaaaaaatattaattaaagttGGGCCCTAAAATGAAGGAAATTTATACTATCATGGCCCTCCAAAATCCATCTTCAAGATAGCTACAGTTGGACAAGCTAGGTTTCTTACCTGTTAAAATATGAGGGAAATTATACTGTGGAGAATTTTGGGACATTAGCAAAGAAATGTTTCATAAGAACTACTATAGGATTAGAGTTTCATTTGGATTATTCTGGGGAGGGTCAAATTGGGATGCCTTGATTGAGTTCTGTCAGAAAGTATGGAAATTTTATGACTAGatataaatttgtatttaa
Encoded here:
- the LOC125355755 gene encoding uncharacterized protein LOC125355755, translated to MVDTGAENSVLLAPRGPVSTKTTWVQGATGTKPYKRTTRRTVDLGVGRVTHSFLVIPDCPYPLLGRDLLTKMKAQIQFTSDGALVTDSKGKPVSILITSKLEDEYRLYQHLKPESPENEWLQAFPQTWAETGGMGLAKHHPPIFVELKAGADPIKVHQYPMSLEAKKGITPHIRKLLESGILKLIQSAWNTPLLPVRKPNSNDYRPVQDLREVNKRVMDIHPTVPNPYTLLSSLSPSHVWYTVLDLKDDFFKGVLKQPPNWWSSNALMVHYQTLLLNPMRISFCVPTALKPATLLPDPDLEAPLYDCEQILAQVHNLRPDLLDWPLPNAEHTWFTNGSSFIREGKRKIAIMHCPGHQKGIDLVTKGNNLADHAAKKAALQPRAEILALADPGPRALPPMPQYSQEDLEWIRKIPMAHKPPDREGKSEW